GCCGATCTCGAGCTGGACGACGTGGCGCTGGAGGGCCTGGTGCCCGAACAGCTGCAGGGCTGCGGCGCGGAGGAGTTCCTGGCGCGGCTGCCCGAAATGGACGCGATCATGCGGGAGCGGGTCCTCGCCGCGCAGTCGCGCGGCCGCGTGCTCCGCTACGTCGGCCGCCTGGATACCGATACCGGGAAGGCGACCGTCGGCCTGGCCGAGTTCGATCGATCGCATCTCTTCGCCGGCGTCACCTTCACCGACAACGTCGTCAGCTTCACGACCGAGCGCTACGACCGGAATCCGCTCGTGGTGCGCGGGCCGGGCGCCGGACCGGCCGTGACCGCCGGAGGAGTGTTCGGCGACCTGCTCCGCGTCTGCGCGTACCTGGGCGCGCACGTATGACCGGCCGGACTCACGCGGTGGCGTTCGCGCCGGCCAGCGTGGGGAACGTGGCGGTCGGCTTCGACGTGCTGGGATACAGCGCATCGGTCGCCGGCGATCGCGTCCGCGCCGGCCGCTCGTCCGCGCGCGGGGTCCGCATTGCTTCGATTACCGGGATCGTGTCGGATCTTCCGCTCGACTTCGAGCGCAACACGGCCGGCATGGCGGTCGCGGCCATGGCTGACGCGCTCGATCTCGATTTCGGGTTCGAGCTGTCGATCGACAAAGGGATCCCGCTGGGTTCGGGACTCGGCGGATCCGCCGCGTCGGCGGTCGCGGCGGTCTATGCGGCGAATGCGCTGCTCGACGAGCCGGTCGACAACCTGCGACTCCTGAAGTTCGCGATGCGCGGCGAGATGGTCGCCAGCGGCACCGCGCACATCGACAACATCGCGCCGTCGCTTTACGGCGGGCTCGTGCTCTCGGTCGGCATCGACAATCCCCACATCAAGCAGATCCCGGTGCCCGGCAACGTCCGTTCGGTGCTGGTGCGTCCGCACCGCGTGCTCGAGACGCGCGGCGCCAGGGCGATCCTCGGGCGAACGGTGCCGCTGTCCGACGTCGTCTGGCAGCAGGCGAATCTGGCGGGAGTGGTCACCGGCTGTTTCACCGGCGATTTGCCGCTGATCGCCGCGTCGCTCGAGGACGTGCTGATCGAGCCGCAGCGCAAGGGGCTGATCCCCGGGTTCCAGGCGGTCAAGGATGCGGCGATGACGCGAGGCGCGCTCGGATGCTCGATCTCGGGCGCGGGCCCGACGATGTTCGCGTGGGCGGAAGAGGGCAGCGCCGACGCGGTTCGCGGCGCGATGGTCGAGGCCTTTCGAAGTGAAGGTATCACCAGCGACGCGTGGATCACCAGGATCGAGCCGATCGGGGCGGCGATCGTCGACTGATGAAGTTCCTGAGCACGCGCGGCCGCGGCACACCCGCCGGGTTGAGCGCGGCAATCCGCGACGGCATCGCGGCCGACGGCGGGCTGTTCGTACCCGAACGGATTCCCGCGCTTGCCTGGACGGATTGGCCGGCGGCGATTGCACTGCCCGGCCTCGCCGAGCGCGTGATCGCGCCGTTCGCGGAAGCCGATCCGCTGAGCGGGTCGCTCGCCGCGATCTGCCAGGACGCGTTCACCTTCCCCGCGCCGCTCGTTCCGCTTCGCGGCGCGGATGGCGACGCGAGCGCGCTCGAGCTGTTTCACGGACCGACCTGCGCGTTCAAGGACTTCGGCGCGCGCTTCCTCGCGGCGGCGCTCGAGCGCGTCCGCCAGCCCGGCGCGGGCCGGATCACGATTCTCGTCGCCA
This is a stretch of genomic DNA from Vicinamibacterales bacterium. It encodes these proteins:
- a CDS encoding homoserine kinase is translated as MTGRTHAVAFAPASVGNVAVGFDVLGYSASVAGDRVRAGRSSARGVRIASITGIVSDLPLDFERNTAGMAVAAMADALDLDFGFELSIDKGIPLGSGLGGSAASAVAAVYAANALLDEPVDNLRLLKFAMRGEMVASGTAHIDNIAPSLYGGLVLSVGIDNPHIKQIPVPGNVRSVLVRPHRVLETRGARAILGRTVPLSDVVWQQANLAGVVTGCFTGDLPLIAASLEDVLIEPQRKGLIPGFQAVKDAAMTRGALGCSISGAGPTMFAWAEEGSADAVRGAMVEAFRSEGITSDAWITRIEPIGAAIVD